The genomic DNA GGAGGGGTAGCGAAGTGGCTAAACGCGGCGGACTGTAAATCCGCTCCCTCAGGGTTCGGCGGTTCGAATCCGTCCCCCTCCACCATCGTTTATAAATAGGACATGTTTATATTGGGCCATAGCCAAGCGGTAAGGCAACGGACTTTGACTCCGTGATGCGTTGGTTCGAATCCAGCTGGCCCAGCCATTATATTTTTTTCCTCAATATGAGCCATTAGCTCAGTCGGTAGAGCATCTGACTTTTAATCAGAGGGTCACAGGTTCGAATCCTGTATGGCTCATTTTGAACTCCTTTTATGAAAAGGAGTTTTTTTGAAAATATTAATTCTATGCGGAAGTAGTTCAGTGGTAGAACACCACCTTGCCAAGGTGGGGGTCGCGGGTTCGAATCCCGTCTTCCGCTTTCAAGGGCGATAAGCCTAGCTCATTCATGTTGCATTTTCCATCACAGTTAACCTTAAACTTTGACAGTTTAAGGTTTTTTTAATTGACTCCTACATGATATTTCATACTCACAATGGCAAACTAATCGTATATATATGCAAAATTTTGTTGAGTTGAGTCATATTAACAAAAGAGGATAAAATATAAAAAGACTAGGGATGGAGGATGATTAATAGATGAGGAAAATAAGTATTATAGGGGTACCAATGGATTTAGGGCAGACTAGGCGCGGTGTTGATATGGGGCCAAGCGCCATCCGTTATGCTGGAGTAATAGAACGTCTTGAAAAGTTGAACTATGAGCTTGAAGATATTGGTGATATTGTAATTGGTAAACTTGAAAAAACTGATGACTCCAACTCAATGCTTCGTAATTTAACAGCTGTTGCAGAGGCAAATGAAAGGCTTGCCTCCAAAGTAAGCGAAGTTGTAAAATCAGGTTCATTTCCACTCGTCCTTGGAGGAGATCATAGTATTGCAATTGGGACATTAGCAGGAATATGTAAACATTATAAAAACCTTGGAGTTATTTGGTATGATGCTCATGCCGACTTAAATACCGAAGAAACATCTCCGACTGGAAATATACATGGAATGCCTCTTGCTGCAAGTATGGGAATCGGTCATAAAGATTTAACAGGAATATTTGGATATACGGAAAAAATAAAATCGGAAAATATTGTCATTATTGGTGCAAGATCATTAGATGAAGGAGAAAAGCAACTGATTAAAGAAAAAGGTATAAAAGTTTATACGATGCATGAAATTGATCGGCTAGGAATGACGAAAGTAATAGAGGAAACGATTGAATATTTAAAAGAACGTACCGACGGTGTGCATCTCTCTCTAGACTTAGATGGTCTTGATCCTCATGACGCTCCTGGCGTAGGTACTCCAATCATTGGTGGTATTTCGTATCGAGAAAGCCACTTAGCTATGGAAATGTTAGCAGAAGCCGGCATCATTACATCAGCTGAATTTGTCGAAGTAAATCCGATTTTAGATGAAAGAAACAA from Bacillus aquiflavi includes the following:
- the rocF gene encoding arginase, which gives rise to MRKISIIGVPMDLGQTRRGVDMGPSAIRYAGVIERLEKLNYELEDIGDIVIGKLEKTDDSNSMLRNLTAVAEANERLASKVSEVVKSGSFPLVLGGDHSIAIGTLAGICKHYKNLGVIWYDAHADLNTEETSPTGNIHGMPLAASMGIGHKDLTGIFGYTEKIKSENIVIIGARSLDEGEKQLIKEKGIKVYTMHEIDRLGMTKVIEETIEYLKERTDGVHLSLDLDGLDPHDAPGVGTPIIGGISYRESHLAMEMLAEAGIITSAEFVEVNPILDERNKTATVAVALMGSLFGEKLL